In the Carboxydothermus hydrogenoformans Z-2901 genome, one interval contains:
- a CDS encoding secondary thiamine-phosphate synthase enzyme YjbQ — MEVIKVSSSRKIELIDITARVAEKVCNFPEAKALMLFVPHTTAGILINENADPDVKRDLEMYFAKVVPELPFRHFEGNSPAHILSSLVGVSLYVPINQGKLGLGTWQGIYFAEFDGPRERKVYLTPV, encoded by the coding sequence GTGGAAGTAATAAAAGTTAGCAGCTCAAGAAAAATTGAGCTAATTGATATCACAGCCAGAGTAGCTGAGAAAGTTTGTAATTTTCCCGAAGCAAAGGCCCTAATGCTTTTTGTTCCTCACACTACCGCCGGGATTTTAATTAATGAAAATGCCGATCCCGATGTCAAAAGGGACTTAGAAATGTATTTTGCGAAAGTTGTTCCTGAACTTCCCTTTCGGCACTTCGAGGGAAACTCCCCGGCTCACATCCTGTCTTCTTTAGTGGGGGTATCGTTGTATGTGCCAATCAATCAGGGAAAGCTTGGTCTTGGAACCTGGCAGGGGATTTACTTTGCGGAATTTGATGGCCCCCGGGAGCGCAAGGTTTACTTAACTCCAGTTTAA
- the sucC gene encoding ADP-forming succinate--CoA ligase subunit beta, giving the protein MKLFEYQVKKIMREFGILVPRGEVFFDLEQAKNHLEKVGEGVIKAQVLTGGRGKAGGVKIFSNPAEGFELAEAILKMTIKGEKVQAILIEEKIPIEQELYLSIFVDGRIKKPVVIASKAGGVDIEEVPEEEILKLPVDPLIGVRNYHGNLVAQKLGLTGDLGKQLATLLINLYRIFETYQAELVEINPLVISREKLIAADGKMTVDDDARFRWPADLPFNEEKTPLEKRAEEIGVSFVELDGDIAVMANGAGITMATLDLIAYFGGRPKNFMDAGGGANAEQMAKALDLLISTNPKAILINIFGGITRCDEVAKAYLTVKQEREITVPVVIRLVGTNEDIGVKMLQEAGVESFSSLREAVIKAVELAKVGGDN; this is encoded by the coding sequence GTGAAACTTTTTGAATACCAGGTAAAGAAAATTATGAGGGAGTTCGGGATTTTAGTTCCCCGGGGTGAGGTTTTTTTTGATTTAGAGCAGGCCAAAAACCATCTGGAAAAAGTTGGCGAAGGAGTAATCAAAGCGCAGGTATTAACCGGTGGCAGGGGTAAAGCCGGGGGGGTAAAAATCTTTTCCAATCCGGCAGAAGGTTTTGAACTGGCGGAAGCTATCTTGAAGATGACCATTAAGGGAGAGAAAGTTCAGGCAATCTTAATTGAAGAGAAAATTCCCATTGAGCAGGAGCTTTATTTATCAATTTTTGTGGATGGACGGATTAAAAAGCCGGTAGTGATTGCTTCAAAAGCGGGTGGCGTGGACATTGAAGAAGTACCGGAAGAGGAAATTTTAAAACTTCCCGTAGACCCGTTAATTGGAGTTAGAAATTATCACGGAAACCTGGTGGCGCAAAAGCTGGGACTTACGGGAGATTTAGGAAAACAGCTTGCTACTTTGTTAATTAACTTATACCGCATTTTTGAAACTTACCAGGCGGAGCTTGTGGAGATAAATCCCCTGGTGATTTCCCGGGAAAAGCTTATCGCCGCCGATGGCAAGATGACGGTGGATGATGATGCGCGTTTTCGCTGGCCCGCGGACCTTCCCTTTAACGAAGAAAAAACCCCGTTGGAAAAAAGAGCCGAGGAAATTGGCGTATCCTTTGTCGAACTGGATGGGGATATAGCGGTGATGGCCAATGGTGCGGGAATTACCATGGCTACTTTGGACTTAATTGCCTATTTTGGCGGAAGGCCAAAGAATTTTATGGATGCCGGTGGTGGGGCTAACGCCGAGCAAATGGCCAAAGCGCTGGACCTTTTAATCTCCACCAATCCCAAGGCAATTTTAATAAATATTTTTGGCGGTATAACCCGTTGTGATGAGGTGGCAAAAGCTTACTTAACGGTGAAACAGGAGAGGGAAATAACGGTGCCGGTGGTGATTCGCCTGGTGGGAACCAATGAAGATATCGGGGTAAAAATGCTTCAGGAGGCGGGAGTGGAAAGCTTTTCTTCCCTGCGGGAAGCGGTGATTAAAGCGGTGGAGCTTGCCAAAGTTGGGGGGGATAATTAG
- a CDS encoding helix-turn-helix domain-containing protein gives MHSLDDQARKTLSGAKVIIKYKEEKVIVDAFYEQYQHYFADKTKITLKNYLTPTEYRLLVFLWENRGRIVSKEVIMERVLADFAGVSDESLKWHLKNLRKKLRDLGYENIILCHKGYGYSFNKETLFNFEFD, from the coding sequence ATGCACAGTTTAGATGACCAGGCCAGGAAAACTTTGTCCGGCGCCAAAGTTATTATCAAATATAAGGAAGAGAAAGTTATTGTGGATGCTTTTTATGAACAGTACCAGCACTACTTTGCCGACAAAACAAAGATTACTTTAAAAAATTATTTAACCCCCACCGAATATCGCTTGCTGGTTTTCCTCTGGGAAAACCGGGGCAGAATTGTTTCTAAGGAAGTAATTATGGAAAGGGTTTTAGCGGATTTTGCCGGAGTTAGCGATGAAAGCCTCAAATGGCATTTAAAAAATCTGAGAAAGAAGCTTCGGGATTTGGGATACGAAAATATTATTCTCTGTCATAAAGGTTACGGTTATTCGTTTAATAAGGAAACCCTTTTTAATTTTGAATTTGATTAA
- a CDS encoding IS200/IS605 family accessory protein TnpB-related protein yields MKQVITIQARLFPKAEEKEVLDNLMRKWNSCKRYAYNRLLEGKARKELKKELQSLFGLNSRYVDDAIFEANEILQSIRELGENPRKVIFGGKVLFYRLKRKHLSSKQRQKYKKEWEDKRKGTLFSRGDRSKQGNLNLRVIEENGQFFLRVNAGNRKWLFIELKSSHKKWRKFAKTMLNFCPYSVRLQRKNNKYYAYISFEDDLPNTAIDFSNGAIGIDLNAFPSHIAWAEIKKDGTLKSFGEIPTPHLWDGRKEKRDYFAWVYANEIVKLALEKNKGIVVEKLAIKDKGYRGDYKGRKSRRVKHGFSYRKLIARIKTLAQRYGVAIREVSPAYTSVIGMLKYAPQFNLTKDTAAAYVIARRGLALREKIPLKYRELLKSLQSKSRSVSSLTEGRNEGTAVKGKTLPYKPWRVLRVALLTGALLDRPLYRDLSPLKRMLVSGMGEGG; encoded by the coding sequence GTGAAGCAAGTCATAACAATACAGGCACGGTTATTTCCAAAGGCAGAGGAGAAAGAGGTATTAGATAACTTAATGCGAAAGTGGAACTCCTGCAAGAGATATGCCTATAACCGGTTGCTTGAAGGAAAAGCCCGAAAAGAACTGAAGAAAGAACTGCAAAGCCTCTTTGGATTGAATTCCAGATATGTAGACGATGCTATTTTTGAAGCTAACGAAATTTTGCAAAGTATCAGAGAACTTGGAGAAAACCCACGCAAGGTTATCTTTGGCGGGAAAGTATTGTTTTATAGACTAAAAAGGAAACATTTAAGCAGTAAGCAAAGGCAAAAGTACAAAAAAGAATGGGAAGATAAACGCAAAGGAACTCTTTTCTCTCGAGGTGATAGGTCCAAGCAAGGTAACTTAAACTTAAGAGTTATTGAAGAAAATGGCCAATTCTTTTTAAGAGTAAATGCAGGTAATAGAAAATGGCTGTTTATAGAACTTAAAAGTTCGCATAAAAAATGGAGAAAGTTTGCAAAAACAATGCTAAATTTCTGTCCTTACAGTGTTCGCCTGCAGAGAAAGAATAATAAATATTATGCTTACATTTCCTTTGAAGACGACTTACCAAATACAGCAATAGATTTCAGCAATGGAGCTATCGGGATAGACTTAAATGCTTTTCCATCCCACATAGCCTGGGCTGAAATAAAAAAAGACGGCACTCTGAAAAGCTTTGGAGAAATCCCCACACCACATCTCTGGGACGGGAGAAAAGAAAAAAGAGATTACTTTGCATGGGTATATGCCAACGAAATTGTAAAATTAGCCCTTGAGAAAAACAAAGGCATCGTAGTAGAAAAGTTAGCGATAAAAGACAAAGGCTACCGGGGAGATTACAAGGGAAGAAAATCCAGAAGGGTAAAGCACGGTTTTAGCTATAGAAAGCTTATTGCCAGAATAAAGACCCTTGCCCAGAGGTACGGTGTAGCCATAAGAGAAGTAAGTCCAGCTTATACAAGCGTGATAGGAATGCTAAAGTATGCACCACAATTCAACCTAACAAAAGATACAGCAGCAGCCTATGTGATAGCCCGAAGAGGATTGGCTTTAAGGGAGAAAATTCCCTTGAAGTATAGAGAGCTTTTGAAAAGCCTGCAAAGCAAGTCACGGTCGGTATCTTCATTAACCGAAGGAAGGAATGAAGGTACTGCGGTAAAGGGGAAAACCTTACCGTACAAACCGTGGCGAGTTTTGCGGGTAGCCCTCCTGACCGGAGCTCTCCTGGACAGGCCATTATATCGTGACCTGTCACCGCTGAAGAGGATGCTCGTAAGCGGTATGGGAGAAGGTGGCTGA
- the sucD gene encoding succinate--CoA ligase subunit alpha has product MAIIITEETRIVVQGITGNQGRFHTGKMLEYGSKVVAGVSPGKGGTEVLGVPVFNTVLDAVKNTGANTSILFIPAPFVLDAALEAMEAGIKTIVIISEHVPLHDALKIMRVAEAYGVTVVGPNTFGVISPGIAKVGIMPNTIYQKGPVGIVARSGTLSYQIAYELTRAGLGQSTVVGLGGDRIVGLSLAEVILSLARDEETQGIVVVGEIGGTAEEEAAEVIRHINKPVVAFIAGKTAPPGKRMGHAGAIIERGRGTYQSKIDALWNAGALIAEVPWEVPVLMKSALVK; this is encoded by the coding sequence GTGGCTATCATTATTACCGAAGAAACGCGGATAGTTGTCCAGGGGATTACGGGTAATCAGGGACGGTTTCATACCGGGAAAATGCTGGAATACGGGAGCAAAGTTGTGGCCGGTGTAAGTCCCGGTAAAGGGGGGACAGAGGTTTTAGGGGTGCCGGTTTTTAATACCGTTTTAGATGCGGTAAAAAATACCGGAGCCAATACCTCGATATTGTTTATCCCTGCGCCCTTTGTTTTGGATGCTGCTCTGGAAGCAATGGAAGCGGGGATTAAAACCATTGTTATTATTAGCGAGCATGTACCCTTACACGATGCTCTGAAAATTATGCGGGTGGCAGAAGCCTACGGAGTTACCGTTGTTGGTCCAAACACTTTTGGAGTTATCTCCCCGGGAATTGCCAAAGTTGGGATTATGCCCAATACCATTTACCAGAAAGGTCCGGTTGGGATCGTGGCCCGAAGCGGTACTTTAAGCTACCAGATTGCTTATGAATTAACCAGGGCGGGTTTGGGTCAATCGACGGTCGTGGGGCTGGGGGGAGATCGAATAGTGGGACTTTCCCTGGCCGAAGTGATCTTAAGCCTTGCCCGGGATGAGGAAACCCAGGGAATTGTGGTGGTGGGTGAAATTGGCGGTACAGCGGAAGAAGAAGCGGCGGAGGTCATTCGCCACATTAATAAGCCGGTAGTGGCTTTTATTGCTGGAAAAACAGCGCCTCCGGGAAAAAGAATGGGGCATGCCGGGGCTATTATTGAGAGGGGGCGGGGCACTTACCAGAGTAAAATTGATGCCCTCTGGAATGCCGGCGCTTTAATTGCGGAAGTGCCCTGGGAAGTGCCGGTGTTAATGAAATCAGCTTTGGTTAAGTAG